The DNA segment GTAGCGGTGTGCCAGTAAAGCCAATAAAACCTGCGTTGGGTAATGCGGTTCGCATATTTCCAGCGAAGGTATCGTATTGAGAACGGTGGGCTTCGTCGGCAATCACAATCACATCATCTCTATCAGAGAGTTTGGGGTATCGTTCGCCTTTTTTAGTACCGAATTTCTGAATTAAAGTGAATACATAACGATGGTCTTCTGTTAGGAGTTGTTTGAGGTGTGCGCCACTGTTCGCCCTGACTTCTTTTTCGCTTTCGGTGACAGCACCTGTTTTAGCAAAGTTTTTGTAGATTTGGTCGTCTAAATCTTCTCTGTCTGTGATAATTAGGAACGTCCAATTTCCCTGAACTCTGCGGTGAACTTTCTGGGAAAAGAACTGCATTGAGAAGCTTTTACCGCTGCCTTGGGTGTGCCAGAATACTCCAAGTTTTCCTTTATTTTCTCGGATGTTTTCCACGGCTTCTAGGCAGCTATTGACACCGAGGTACTGGTGATTTTTGGCTACGAGTTTGATTAAGCCGCCTTGTTCCTCGCTAAATAAAGTGAAGTTTTCGACAATATCTAAGACTTTAGTTTTGTCGCAGGTGCCGCGAATCATCGTGTCGAGGGAGATAATTCCTTCTTCACCTTCGCTGTTTATTTTCTTCCAGTCTGAAAAATACTCCCAAGTGGCAGTGAGGCTACCGATTTTGCTAATACTACCGTTGGAAAGGATGACGATGCCGTTGTACCAGAACAGTTGGGGGATTTCTTTTCTGTAGTCGCAGAAGTTATCTTGATAGGCGCGTTCGACTCGTTCGCCAGAGGCTTTGAGTTCTATAAAGATGAGGGGAATGCCGTTAATAAAGCCGAGTAAATCAGGGCGTTTGGGAGACAATTCCCCCGCAATCCAGAATTGTGAGGCGAGGAAGAAGTCGTTTTCGGTGGGGTTTTTCCAGTCGATGACGGTGACGTTTTCGGTGACTTCTTCGCCGTCGTTGTTGCGGTAGGTGACTTTAACTCTATCTTTGAGGCAATCGTAAATTTCCCGGTTGGCGCTGGCGAGGGTAAGGGCGCTTCTGTCGCGAACCAGTTCCTCGATGGCGAGGGTGATGGCTTGTTTTGGAAGGTGAGGGTTGAGTTTTTCTAGGGCTGGGCGGAGTTTGGAGATTAGCACTACATCGCTTCTGGTTTCTCGCCCTAATGTGCTGGTTCCGCTATTCCATTCTTTGAAGCAGTTGGCGGTGGTGTACTTGAGTTGTTTAAAAAGGGCGATGGTTTCGAGTTCTAGGGCTTCTTCTGAGTCGGGGTGGGGCATGGGAATTTTGATTTTAGATTGAAGAGAGTTATGTATGCTGCCATTGATTCATTAATACTGTTGGCTAAAATTCCAAAGTTTTATTGACGTTGGCGATAAAATACTCTCCTAAATCTATTTCAATAATTTGCTTTTTTTACTTAAGGTTTACGGACAAAGACTGCGTTAATTTCCCGAATAAATTTTCGGGCAACCTTCTCGTAACCGCCCACGGTTAGATGCAGTTCATTTGCCCAATCCTCATCCTCAATGATTGGTCTTAAGTCAATGTAATGAACGTTGTTGTGCCGATTTGCTATTTCAGCAAGCATCTCATTGAAGCTATCAATTAAAGTGCGAATAATTTCCTGTGCTTTGGTCACTTCATTGATTCGCTTTCTAGCAAACGCAGGTCGAAGCCAAGGCCCAACAAAATCAAAGCCTGCTACCCTAGCAACAGCCCGACCGTCTGGGATAGCATGGCCATAACCATGAAAAAAGATGTGAATATCAGGTGCAGCTTCTTTGGTCTTAGTAATCAGGTCTTCAAAAATTTTTTGGAAGATTTGACCCAAAATATAGTCTAGGTGGCTTTTACGAAGAAGCTCTAGTCCTGAATCGGCGTGATTTAAGAAGGATTCAAGTTCTGCTCCAGCTACGTCATTGCCACCGCCAGAGAATAAGAAGAACTTGGGCTGGTGCTTACGAATCAACTCAAGCGTTTTCTCAAATTGGCTTTTTTCGGGTCGATAGTCCTTGTCATACTTTGTACCGTAAACCATGTTCTCCAGCGTGTCTCCTGCTCTGGCAACTCTCAAGAGATTAAATTCTTTTGAGAGATTAAGTTGGTTAATTAAGTCTCCTTTCGTTGCATCTTCTAACCAGGAAGGAGCATAATCAAACCAAGAATCTCCCTCGGCAATACCAGTTAGAGCATTGGGAAACTTCATCTTACGCAATTCAAAGAAAAACTCATCTGAAGACTCTCTAATTTCTTTCTTTGTGTTTTCGGGTAATTCTCGAACTAGCGGCATATTTATACCTCAAAAAGTAAATCTTGTACTCAATGGAAAGATTAGCCAACGTTAGTCAAAAGGAGGTTGGCTCTAGACAGGATATTCCCTAGTATCTTCCAAAATATTGGCATTGCCAACTATGAAAATGTCAGAAGAAAGCTAGTCTGTACGCCTATCAAGTAGCTCCTTAGCAGATGATGAGTCAATTATTTAGACAAATCATAATTGTAGAGAAATATTTTTTAATTTTTAGTAATAAAACTTTTCCCTTGGCTTTATGCGGCTATTTCTCCGGTGTTGATGCCGATGTTTTCTACGTCGATTTCGCCTGAGATGAGTTTTGGGAGAAGTAAGTCGCGGGTTTGGCGAAGGTTTGCATTCTTTCGTAAGAAGTTGTCTTTCTCGTTAAAAATGTCTGCAACAATGTTGTGGAATTTATTCATAAGTTCAATTGGAGGAATTAATACATCAGCATTTTTAAAATCTCCTGTATTTACGGCTGGATACGCTGAACCAGTTGCATTGTTGGTCAAGTAGCCGACAAAATCATCTGTTGTCAATGCCTGATATAGATATGTGTAAGGCACTTTTCTACCAGTAATAACAGCAAAACCAGTAGAAACAATTAAATTTTTAATGGGGTTAAGAATGAGGCTATATGATTTACGGTTAGGTCGGACAGTAGCCCAAATAATATCACCATGTTTTACAATTCGACGCGCACGACTAGAAGCTTTTGAAAAACTAATAGGTTCAATCTTATCAATTTTTCCTGTAGAAACCGAAGAAATATCTATGTAGTTGATTTCTTCAGGTGCCTCCCCACTTTTTAGGCTAGCTTTGTTAATATCTGCAACTTCTCCTAGTTTTTTAACCTCCCAACCTTCAGGAACTAGCCCCAATTCTGAATCAACCATCTTCACCTGTTCATGTCCAGGGAAACGGAAGTTGACGAACCACTCGCGGTAGAGCGATCGCACCATCTCTTCCAGTATCTCAATCCGTCTCGTATTGTTCTCAATTAGGTCATCATAGGCTGAGAGAATTGCAGCAATTTTGCGCTGGATGGGAAGAGGTGGAAGGAGAAATTTAAATCCCTTAATCTGGTCAGCACTTATATGAGGAACATTAATCCCTGTAACTATAGGTTTTATGTAGTCGGTAAAAGCTGAACTACCGACTAGATATCGAAGATATTCAGTTAGCAAACCATTTGCTCCTCGCAGCCTTGCCACTCGCTGGACAAGTAAGCTTTTTGGATCATTTGGGCCAATCCAGGCGTACTTCAGACCAGCTTCAATCCACGGACGATCCATTGCAACAACTACATCCCCAGGCTGAAGCTGAAACTTCTTATATTGGCTGAACTCAGAAGCAGACCACCTTTTTGCAGTATTCCAGTCAATATATCCCTGATGAACATTAGCCCCCTTTACCAGAGGTATATCATTTGGTTTATCGGTGAATTGCTGGCTTTTAAATGGAAATCCAGTCAATAAATCAACATGATTTCCAAGTCTCACCTCCTGCCAAGGTAATAAAGAATTCATCGATTAGTTCCCTCCAACAACATCACCACATTCTCTGCTATCCTCTTCAACAACTCTCTCGCCATACCTAATTAACTTTCCTCCTGCATTACCCTTTCCAATTGCTCAACCAGTGGCACTAAATCATTTGTCACTGTATTCCAAACAATATCTAAATCGATTGAAAAATAAGCATGAGTTAACCGATTTCGCATCCCCACCATAACTGCCCAAGGAATCCTAGGATGTCTCGCCCTACATTTGGCTGAAATTCTCCCCGCCGCTTCACCAATAATCTCTAAATCTTTAACGACAGCCAACACCAACATCCTATTGTTAGCTAAATCCTCTCTAGTCTTTCCTAACATAAAACCGAGAGCCTCTCTTGCTGCATCCTGCATATGGTGTAAGCGAGTTAAATCATCAATTGCTGTCATACTGCACCACAGCTTCTGTCATCACTCTGTCTCGAAAATAAATACTTAATTCATTGGGAGTTCTTAAATCTATCTTTCTTCCCTCTAGCAGTTTTGAAAGTTCCATTTCCATACTGACTATCTTAAAGACCCCCGGAGTTTTCCCCGGCTCAAACTCCACTAAAAAATCAATATCGCTCTCCGGTGTAAAATCATCCCTTAACACCGAACCAAATAAAGACAGCTTGCGGATATGGTGATGCTGGCAAAATTGTTCTATTTCTTCCTTAGGAATCTCAATCGGTAACGTTCTAGTTTCACTCATTCCTTTCCCCCCTCCAGCAACATCACTATATTGATATCGGTTGAAGTGCTATGCCCTTAACCAAAATTAATCTCTAGGGCATTTTCCTGAATTGACATATTTACAAAAGCTTTTAGCATAAAGATAATTTTTCGATTTCCACCAAGCTGCCACTCCTGGCTGTGCCAAATGATCTCGCATATTTTGACACCAGCCAGCCCATAATTCTTCTTCTAATAACTTATTATTATATTGGTAATGCAAATTCTCGTATAAATTGAAAAGGCTATACATAAGCTCATTAAATCTAGCTTTTTCTGTTTCGTTTAAATTGTCGATATTTGCCTGTCCTGACCCATATAGGCCTGCTACTTCTGCATCCTGGCTAATGCGAGATTCAATCTCAGCAAAAGCAGTGATAATTGATTGATAAGTTGCGCCTTTAGCTGCTCTTGTACCCTCCCTCACTTGGATAGCAACATAAATCAGTGACACAACTACTGCAATTGTCTGAACGATGTCGGTAACATCGCCTATAGAAAGTGAAATCTGAGCTAAAACCATTTTTTATTTGCTATGTTTACTGTTATTTTTTTATTTAAAGGTTTCCTTCTAACAACATCATTACATTCTCAGCAATCCGTTCCTCCAACTCCCGTGCTTCAACATTAAGAATTTCCAACTCCTCATTCAACTCCTCCAACCGTTCTGCAAAATCAAAATCCTCCGCTTCCTTTCGTTCTGCCACTCCCACATAACGCCCAGGATTGAGACTCCATCCCTGCGCCTCAATCTCATCCAACGTCGCTACTTTGCATAACCCCGCCACATCCTGATAAGCCCCCTCTGGGAACATCTGTGTCAGCATTTCAGAGTCAGCACCCGTCACCTCTACCGCTTCCCCGCGATACAGCCGCACAATACTTGATATAAACTCAACCTGTTCTTCGCTAAAATCCCGATGGGAGCGGTCAACCTGATGATAAATATGCCGCGCATCAATAAATAACATCTTCTCCTTGCGGGGTGTCTTCACCTTCCCCCTGTCCAAAAACCACAACGTACAGGGCAGCGTCACCGTGTAGAAGAAATTAGACCCAATGGCAATCATCACATCCACTGCCCCGGTTTGAATCAACTGGCGGCGAATCTCCAACTCAGAACTCCGTGCATCCGCTGCTGAGTTTGCCATCACAAACCCCGCCCTTCCGTTCTGATTTAAAGCACTGTAAAATAGCTGAATCCAAAGGTAATTAGCATTGTCCGTTGAAGGAACGCCAAAGGGATAGTGAGGGTCGCCTTTAATCTTCTCCCTATCTACTCCATTGACATTAAACGGTGGATTTGCCATCACAAAGTCAAACTCACCGACGCTGTTGTGAATATCTTGGTAATAAGTGTTGCCCTCGCGGATGTTGCGTAAACCAGAAACTCCATGAACGGCTAAGTTCATCTGACAGAGTTTCACGGTTCCGTCTACCTTCTCCTGCCCGTAGACACTAATTACTTTATTCGGGTCTTGGTTTAACTTATTACGAATTCGCACCGCACTCTGCACGAACATCCCGCCAGCACCACAAGCTGGGTCTAAAATTCGCCCGTAATCCGGCTCTATTACCTCGACAATCAGCTTTACCAATGAAATTGGAGTAAAAAACTCACCGCCTTTCTGCCCTTCCTTCTGAGCAAAATTCCCTAAGAAATACTGATAAATCTCTCCAAACGCATCCTCAGTAATATCTTTTCTAGGAATGCGGTTCAGGATTTTCAACAACTCGCGCAGAATCGCTTTTTCCAAACGGTTGTAATCTCTGGGCAAAGCACCGCCGAGTTCCTCATTCTCGTCTGCAAGAGCTTTCATCGCTGCATTAATCGCCCCGCCAATATCCTCCGCTTCCGCCAGATTGAGCAAATAATCAAAACGGGCTTCATCGGGTAGGAACAACGCCCCTTTCGCCTGGTAATCCGTTTTACCTACTGTGCGCCGTCTGCTACTCCCACCTGCCGCTAATTGCTCCTTGACCAAGGCAAACTTATAATCAGCATAGAGAAGGAAAATCAGCCCCAGCACTGGCACCGAGTATTCAGAGGGTTTGAGCCTGGAGTTCGCCCTAAGTTCATCGGCTGCTTCCCAAAGGCGCTTTTCAATCTCGGTGTAATTAGCTGGCATCGTTAAGTTACTTTATTGTTTCCCAAGGTTTCGCCGCTTTGTGGCTGGCTGAACTATTTTAATTTAGGAGGTGATCAGTCACACTCATTGGAAAAATACTGTTCCAGTAAATCCAAACCGCGATCACCCATCTGCCTCAATACCTCTTCAATCTGCTTAAGCACTATTGGTAGCGGTTGAGTATGCCCATTTTCCCAACGGTTCACTGATTGGAATGAGACACTTAGCTTTTGTGCAAACTGCAATTGAGTCAGCCCCAAACGATGTCTGGTTTCACGTACCAGCGCAGCGATTTCTAGTGGATTAAATACGGGCATGACAAGAATGCCTCCCAAGCTTTCTCAATCGAGCCTAACCAATGAGATACCGTATCTCAAATGGTATTTTTACTGATTTTTTATTCAGTCTGCTTTTTATTAAGCTTTGAGATTACGCCTAATTCTGTAGGTTGCACTTCAATTGAAGCCAATCGGCTCAGGCTAATTACAGTCTTCCAAGCTACCCCCAAATCGTGGTAAATCATTGGGCATTGATGGGTAGTTTCAATGAAAATAGATCGGCACGGAAAAGCCAAAATTTTATCTGTAGAAGAAATCCAGTTGCTGTTCAATTCCGGTTTACAGACCCCACGAGATCACGCCCTATTCGGCATCTGCTTATTTTGTGCCTGCCGCATTCAGGAAGCTTGTACCCTGAGAATTGTGGATGTCTACGACGCATCAGGAAGAGTGCGCCCCAAGCTAATTATCCGCAAAGGGAATACTAAAGGAAGGTTGGCGACTCGCACCATCCCAGTCATTAATGACCTACGAATCCTTCTCACCAACTACCAGCCAGCAACGGGTCAACCCTATTTGTTTCCCGGTCGCTTTGGGGAACCTTTCCAACCCGACTCAGCTGATAAGGCATTGAGAAAAGCCTGCAAGCGAGTCGGCTTAGAAGGTGTCTCATCTCATAGTTTCCGACGTTCCGCCCTGACCCAAATGAGCGATGCGCTTATCCCCTTAAGAATTGTTCAGGAAGTGTCGGGTCACAGGAATTTAGGTCAACTTCAGCAATATTTAGAAGTGCGCGACTCACAAGTATTAGGAGCCGTTAATACCCTCTCCATGCTTTCTCCCGTCTCCGAATCCGGGATATATAATTATTATTCCGGATTGGAGGAAGAATTGGATTCTTCAGCACATGAGGGATTTAGCTCCCCTGATGGCAAGTCATTTTAGATCGAGCCGCAAGACACATCGGTATTGTCATAGATGACGGCTCTCTGTAAGAGATGTTATGACGGCAATAACTCATTCAGCTCCACTCATAAGTATGGGCAAGAAGATGACCACTCACACCAGCCCAATATCAAATTTGCCAATATCCAAAACGAAAACTGCTGTGCTTGCTACAGTTAGACACAGCAGTTATTCAATTGGGATAAATAGTTATCCTATGCGCGATGTTTCTTGTTGCGCTTGAGGAGTGAAGCGAGGGTACCAAAGCTGAATAAACCAAGCACAGAAGTGGGTTCAGGTACAGATTCAGAGGCAGCAACATAGCGGATATCGTCAATGCCGAAGATATCACGTCTGTCGCTATTGAAATTGTTCACTTGCAGTGAGACACTCGCAATGGATTGTCCAGCATCAGTGAATCCGAAGAACTGTGAGCCTCCTCCAGTATTTCCTATTATTGACAATACTTGACTCGTCCCATTATCGAACAACACGTTTAGACTGCCAAAGAAACCTGTCTCAAGGTCTGTGAAGTACGCTCCGAAGGCTTGGATCGGGTTGGCAAAGGAGAAGTTAATAGTTGCTGTCGAGATGCTGAAAGTTGGGACAACCCGCAAAAATTGCTCTCCGCCCGCCGTTGTATTGAAACCAAGACGGCTAAAAATAAAACCACTACTAATCCCAGGACTGACATCGCTACTGGTATTAGTAAGATTTGCTATAACTCCCGGCGCTACGATGAGAGAACTAAAGTTACCCAGAGGCGCACTTTCAAAATCAATTAAATTGATTTTGCCCAGCCCTCCAGCAGCCGTGTCAAATTTAGCTGCTGCTGCATCAGAATTTGGGCGGCGTCCGC comes from the Funiculus sociatus GB2-C1 genome and includes:
- a CDS encoding PEP-CTERM sorting domain-containing protein (PEP-CTERM proteins occur, often in large numbers, in the proteomes of bacteria that also encode an exosortase, a predicted intramembrane cysteine proteinase. The presence of a PEP-CTERM domain at a protein's C-terminus predicts cleavage within the sorting domain, followed by covalent anchoring to some some component of the (usually Gram-negative) cell surface. Many PEP-CTERM proteins exhibit an unusual sequence composition that includes large numbers of potential glycosylation sites. Expression of one such protein has been shown restore the ability of a bacterium to form floc, a type of biofilm.) codes for the protein MATLSVVKNLSMAVSGAAFIVMGTLGNPAIAEVITFQGADPVQTSTGGRRPNSDAAAAKFDTAAGGLGKINLIDFESAPLGNFSSLIVAPGVIANLTNTSSDVSPGISSGFIFSRLGFNTTAGGEQFLRVVPTFSISTATINFSFANPIQAFGAYFTDLETGFFGSLNVLFDNGTSQVLSIIGNTGGGSQFFGFTDAGQSIASVSLQVNNFNSDRRDIFGIDDIRYVAASESVPEPTSVLGLFSFGTLASLLKRNKKHRA
- a CDS encoding SGNH/GDSL hydrolase family protein, which translates into the protein MPLVRELPENTKKEIRESSDEFFFELRKMKFPNALTGIAEGDSWFDYAPSWLEDATKGDLINQLNLSKEFNLLRVARAGDTLENMVYGTKYDKDYRPEKSQFEKTLELIRKHQPKFFLFSGGGNDVAGAELESFLNHADSGLELLRKSHLDYILGQIFQKIFEDLITKTKEAAPDIHIFFHGYGHAIPDGRAVARVAGFDFVGPWLRPAFARKRINEVTKAQEIIRTLIDSFNEMLAEIANRHNNVHYIDLRPIIEDEDWANELHLTVGGYEKVARKFIREINAVFVRKP
- a CDS encoding restriction endonuclease subunit S; this translates as MNSLLPWQEVRLGNHVDLLTGFPFKSQQFTDKPNDIPLVKGANVHQGYIDWNTAKRWSASEFSQYKKFQLQPGDVVVAMDRPWIEAGLKYAWIGPNDPKSLLVQRVARLRGANGLLTEYLRYLVGSSAFTDYIKPIVTGINVPHISADQIKGFKFLLPPLPIQRKIAAILSAYDDLIENNTRRIEILEEMVRSLYREWFVNFRFPGHEQVKMVDSELGLVPEGWEVKKLGEVADINKASLKSGEAPEEINYIDISSVSTGKIDKIEPISFSKASSRARRIVKHGDIIWATVRPNRKSYSLILNPIKNLIVSTGFAVITGRKVPYTYLYQALTTDDFVGYLTNNATGSAYPAVNTGDFKNADVLIPPIELMNKFHNIVADIFNEKDNFLRKNANLRQTRDLLLPKLISGEIDVENIGINTGEIAA
- a CDS encoding nucleotidyltransferase family protein is translated as MSETRTLPIEIPKEEIEQFCQHHHIRKLSLFGSVLRDDFTPESDIDFLVEFEPGKTPGVFKIVSMEMELSKLLEGRKIDLRTPNELSIYFRDRVMTEAVVQYDSN
- a CDS encoding type I restriction-modification system subunit M; translated protein: MPANYTEIEKRLWEAADELRANSRLKPSEYSVPVLGLIFLLYADYKFALVKEQLAAGGSSRRRTVGKTDYQAKGALFLPDEARFDYLLNLAEAEDIGGAINAAMKALADENEELGGALPRDYNRLEKAILRELLKILNRIPRKDITEDAFGEIYQYFLGNFAQKEGQKGGEFFTPISLVKLIVEVIEPDYGRILDPACGAGGMFVQSAVRIRNKLNQDPNKVISVYGQEKVDGTVKLCQMNLAVHGVSGLRNIREGNTYYQDIHNSVGEFDFVMANPPFNVNGVDREKIKGDPHYPFGVPSTDNANYLWIQLFYSALNQNGRAGFVMANSAADARSSELEIRRQLIQTGAVDVMIAIGSNFFYTVTLPCTLWFLDRGKVKTPRKEKMLFIDARHIYHQVDRSHRDFSEEQVEFISSIVRLYRGEAVEVTGADSEMLTQMFPEGAYQDVAGLCKVATLDEIEAQGWSLNPGRYVGVAERKEAEDFDFAERLEELNEELEILNVEARELEERIAENVMMLLEGNL
- a CDS encoding tyrosine-type recombinase/integrase is translated as MKIDRHGKAKILSVEEIQLLFNSGLQTPRDHALFGICLFCACRIQEACTLRIVDVYDASGRVRPKLIIRKGNTKGRLATRTIPVINDLRILLTNYQPATGQPYLFPGRFGEPFQPDSADKALRKACKRVGLEGVSSHSFRRSALTQMSDALIPLRIVQEVSGHRNLGQLQQYLEVRDSQVLGAVNTLSMLSPVSESGIYNYYSGLEEELDSSAHEGFSSPDGKSF
- a CDS encoding HepT-like ribonuclease domain-containing protein yields the protein MTAIDDLTRLHHMQDAAREALGFMLGKTREDLANNRMLVLAVVKDLEIIGEAAGRISAKCRARHPRIPWAVMVGMRNRLTHAYFSIDLDIVWNTVTNDLVPLVEQLERVMQEES
- a CDS encoding helix-turn-helix domain-containing protein; amino-acid sequence: MPVFNPLEIAALVRETRHRLGLTQLQFAQKLSVSFQSVNRWENGHTQPLPIVLKQIEEVLRQMGDRGLDLLEQYFSNECD